From Pseudobdellovibrionaceae bacterium, a single genomic window includes:
- the alaS gene encoding alanine--tRNA ligase has protein sequence MKSFEIRKSFLDHFESHNHELIKSSSLVPHNDPTLLFNNAGMNQFKGVFLGQEAPPASRRATTSQKCVRAGGKHNDLENVGFTARHHTFFEMLGNFSFGDYFKEEALIFAWELLTKKWGLDERRLYVTVYDDDDEAAELWHKVIGVSKDKIYRFGQKDNFWRMGDTGPCGPCSEIFYDQGDRVGGNPKDNVMGGEGDRFIEIWNLVFMQYFEDESGKLTPLPRPSIDTGMGLERISAIMQGQINNYNSDLFLPLIDVASKISKTTYSLAASTDNKEAAALRVIADHARAVSFLLADGVIPSNEGRGYVLRRILRRAIRYARTLTDQSVLPEVCNKVIITMNDVYPELQQSKEFILKSVTDEQERFLETLDKGTELLKDEIQKVKSRNAKALSGEFVFKLYDTFGFPADLTQLMAKEDGIAIDEKSFEDHLQMAKERSKSSRKGQSFKVSNVEVNQLATQYSPTQFLGYETLETAEAQAIAFFKIEETGLSSASTLNSGEEAYVLFDQTPFYAEGGGQVADLGTGSSSSGAFNVLDVQKYKDVFFHRVEVARGSINSTETFSLHVDGARRAQIAAHHSATHLLHFALRQVLGTHVKQAGSLVAEDKLRFDFTNKGPLTSEQKQLIEQIVNSAIKDAEQVSSTVSSYNEALEAGALALFGEKYGDTVRVIQMADSVELCGGTHVHNLADIKYFKIVSETGVSSGVRRIEALAGTKAIEMLDQKFSDYKKICSELKLSEDTHAEAVIQTIEKFKAEISDLKKKLKSAAQGSVSVDDIVKNKVTLDSGLSYIFYSSDIDDTETLRTLVDQLKNKLGSGIVVVTGAVSDKTPLIVSVDASLNKKAPAGQILKSIAEKHGGRGGGRPDFAQGAVSDVDNITQTVNEVIASILA, from the coding sequence TGCTTTTTAACAATGCAGGTATGAATCAATTTAAAGGCGTCTTTTTGGGGCAAGAAGCACCTCCTGCTTCTCGACGCGCGACCACCTCACAAAAATGCGTGCGCGCAGGTGGTAAACACAATGATCTTGAAAATGTCGGCTTTACAGCTAGACACCATACGTTTTTTGAAATGTTAGGTAACTTTTCTTTTGGTGATTATTTTAAAGAAGAAGCTCTGATCTTTGCTTGGGAACTTTTAACAAAAAAATGGGGCCTTGATGAACGTCGACTTTATGTCACCGTATATGACGATGACGATGAGGCCGCAGAGCTTTGGCATAAAGTCATTGGGGTGTCCAAAGATAAAATTTATCGCTTTGGTCAAAAAGATAATTTCTGGCGCATGGGAGATACAGGTCCATGTGGTCCATGTTCTGAAATCTTTTATGATCAAGGAGATCGCGTTGGAGGTAACCCCAAAGACAACGTTATGGGTGGCGAAGGCGATCGCTTTATTGAGATTTGGAACTTAGTGTTTATGCAGTACTTTGAAGATGAGTCGGGTAAACTGACACCACTGCCTCGCCCTTCCATTGATACGGGAATGGGACTGGAAAGAATCAGTGCCATCATGCAAGGGCAGATCAATAACTATAACAGTGATCTGTTCTTGCCTTTGATTGATGTAGCCTCAAAGATCAGTAAAACCACTTATAGCTTAGCGGCGTCTACAGATAACAAAGAGGCCGCAGCTCTTCGAGTGATTGCGGATCACGCTCGTGCTGTAAGTTTTTTATTAGCAGATGGAGTCATCCCCTCTAATGAAGGACGAGGCTATGTGCTTCGACGTATTTTACGTCGTGCCATTCGTTATGCTCGCACCTTAACCGATCAATCTGTTCTACCTGAGGTGTGCAATAAGGTGATCATCACCATGAACGATGTTTACCCTGAACTGCAACAGTCTAAGGAGTTCATCTTAAAAAGTGTGACCGATGAACAGGAACGCTTTTTAGAAACTTTAGATAAAGGAACAGAACTTCTGAAAGATGAAATTCAAAAAGTAAAATCCAGAAACGCCAAAGCCCTATCTGGTGAGTTTGTATTTAAACTTTACGACACTTTTGGATTTCCCGCTGACCTCACCCAGCTAATGGCCAAAGAAGATGGCATTGCCATTGATGAAAAGTCTTTTGAAGATCATCTGCAAATGGCTAAAGAACGCTCTAAATCCAGTCGTAAAGGACAAAGCTTTAAAGTTTCTAATGTGGAAGTGAACCAACTGGCCACACAATATTCACCCACCCAGTTTTTAGGATACGAAACTTTAGAAACTGCCGAAGCCCAAGCCATTGCGTTCTTTAAAATTGAAGAGACAGGCTTATCATCCGCTTCCACTTTAAACTCAGGCGAAGAGGCTTATGTTCTTTTTGATCAAACTCCCTTTTATGCCGAAGGCGGGGGGCAAGTCGCTGATCTCGGTACGGGTTCAAGTTCTTCTGGGGCGTTTAATGTTTTAGATGTGCAAAAGTATAAAGACGTCTTTTTTCATCGAGTAGAAGTGGCTAGAGGCAGCATCAACTCCACAGAGACTTTCAGTTTGCATGTGGATGGAGCGCGACGAGCACAGATCGCGGCCCACCATTCCGCCACCCATCTTTTGCATTTTGCTTTAAGACAGGTTTTAGGAACTCATGTAAAGCAAGCAGGGTCTTTAGTGGCCGAAGACAAACTCCGTTTTGACTTCACCAACAAAGGTCCTCTGACCTCTGAACAAAAACAACTGATCGAACAGATTGTAAACTCAGCAATTAAAGATGCAGAACAGGTTTCAAGTACGGTCAGTTCTTACAATGAGGCTTTAGAAGCAGGTGCCCTTGCGCTTTTTGGGGAAAAGTATGGGGACACTGTGCGTGTGATCCAGATGGCGGACTCAGTAGAACTCTGCGGAGGTACACATGTTCATAATCTTGCTGACATTAAGTACTTTAAAATTGTTTCTGAGACAGGTGTAAGTTCAGGCGTACGTCGCATTGAAGCCCTAGCAGGTACGAAGGCCATTGAAATGTTAGATCAGAAGTTTTCTGACTATAAAAAAATCTGTAGTGAATTGAAACTTTCTGAAGACACCCACGCTGAGGCCGTGATTCAAACCATCGAAAAGTTCAAAGCAGAAATTTCAGATTTAAAAAAGAAATTGAAATCTGCCGCGCAAGGCTCAGTCTCTGTGGATGATATTGTTAAAAACAAAGTCACTTTAGATTCTGGACTTAGTTACATCTTTTATAGCAGTGATATTGACGACACAGAAACTCTAAGAACTTTAGTGGATCAACTTAAAAATAAATTAGGCTCTGGTATTGTTGTGGTGACAGGTGCGGTTTCTGACAAGACGCCTTTGATTGTATCTGTAGACGCCTCATTAAACAAAAAAGCTCCTGCAGGACAAATTTTAAAGTCCATTGCCGAAAAGCACGGTGGTCGCGGGGGTGGGCGCCCTGACTTTGCTCAAGGGGCTGTGAGTGACGTTGACAACATCACGCAAACCGTAAACGAGGTCATCGCGTCTATCCTTGCCTGA
- a CDS encoding arginase gives MNYTLGIVHAPIWEGQKKPGVAFGPSTMEEFGINQFLFDLGANFKVFKKPESTEFVYGQPDQLEQKYKEIFQLVDHAFWESLLPITLGGDHSLAMASVSAVLKHYPRTGILWVDAHADINTFESSPSGNLHGMPVAALAGIISREEMFKGEWMRTNLDLKQIVYIGLRDVDEGEYKILKDHNVLYYTSEQVHNGSLAQIIAESKAHFVKHGFTEGLHLSFDIDALSSELVPATGTPVPKGLTFAELEELIKNIKNTFRLISVDCVEFNPEKVSDPKEVLKTYSAIQTFFRLLLSHPSPVVDRHPLEKI, from the coding sequence ATGAATTATACCCTTGGAATTGTACATGCCCCCATTTGGGAAGGGCAGAAAAAACCAGGTGTGGCATTCGGCCCTTCTACGATGGAAGAATTTGGAATCAATCAGTTTTTATTTGATTTAGGTGCAAATTTTAAAGTTTTTAAAAAACCCGAAAGCACCGAATTTGTCTATGGCCAACCAGATCAGTTAGAACAAAAATACAAAGAGATCTTTCAACTTGTGGACCATGCCTTTTGGGAGTCCCTACTGCCCATCACACTCGGCGGCGACCACAGTCTTGCTATGGCTTCCGTATCTGCGGTTTTAAAACACTATCCTAGGACAGGTATTCTTTGGGTGGATGCTCATGCAGATATCAACACTTTTGAAAGCTCACCTTCTGGTAATTTACACGGAATGCCTGTGGCTGCTTTAGCGGGAATCATTTCTCGCGAAGAGATGTTTAAAGGCGAATGGATGCGAACGAACTTAGATTTAAAACAGATCGTTTATATTGGCCTGAGGGACGTGGATGAAGGCGAGTATAAAATTCTTAAAGATCATAACGTGCTTTATTACACTTCAGAACAAGTTCATAACGGAAGCCTTGCACAGATCATTGCCGAATCCAAAGCCCACTTTGTAAAGCATGGATTTACTGAAGGTCTTCACTTAAGTTTTGATATTGATGCTTTAAGTTCAGAATTAGTTCCCGCCACAGGCACACCCGTACCTAAAGGCTTAACCTTTGCCGAGCTTGAAGAGCTGATCAAGAACATCAAAAATACATTTCGTTTGATCTCTGTAGATTGTGTGGAGTTTAACCCTGAAAAAGTAAGTGATCCCAAAGAAGTTTTAAAAACCTACAGCGCTATCCAAACCTTTTTTAGGCTCTTGCTCTCGCACCCAAGTCCTGTAGTGGATCGTCATCCTTTGGAAAAAATCTAA
- a CDS encoding MFS transporter — MKFTKSELSLILVLSSIQFAHIIDFVIMMPLGPQLMRSLQINPGQFSLLVSSYTLAAGLSGLVASFFVDRFDRKNILLLFFVGFILGTLGCAFSSHYHLLLFARCFTGVFGGVLTSIVMSIVSDSFEYSRRGSAMGIVMSAFAAASIFGLPLGIYLANHRNWQTPFLVLGVLAIFIFALAFALIPKQNAHLQHKAPTRDNFQVFKMILSDHNQVLALILVFSLVLGQFTIIPFISPSFVLNAGLKEDQLPLIYLLGGFCSMFASPLMGRLADKYGKHAVFRVAVLMSLVSIYLITHLGPQPVLVILAISCFFFIVMSGRLVPSMALITATAPTEMRAGFLAIVSCVQQLSAATASWLAGMIIIESPTGSLEHFNYVGYIAILFSLLALFIIRKVQNTYDT, encoded by the coding sequence GTGAAATTTACTAAATCAGAGCTTTCTTTAATTCTGGTGCTTTCCTCTATCCAGTTTGCCCATATCATTGATTTTGTGATCATGATGCCTCTTGGGCCGCAACTCATGCGCAGTCTACAGATTAACCCAGGACAGTTTAGTCTTCTAGTTTCTAGTTATACTCTAGCCGCAGGTCTAAGTGGTCTAGTGGCTTCTTTTTTTGTAGACCGTTTTGATCGCAAAAACATTCTGCTGTTATTTTTTGTGGGTTTTATTCTCGGGACTTTAGGCTGTGCCTTCTCATCTCATTATCATCTTTTGCTTTTTGCCAGATGTTTTACAGGTGTCTTTGGTGGGGTACTGACTTCCATTGTGATGTCTATCGTTTCAGATTCTTTTGAATACTCTAGACGTGGATCGGCGATGGGCATTGTCATGTCAGCATTTGCTGCCGCCTCTATATTTGGACTTCCTTTAGGAATTTATCTTGCGAATCACAGAAATTGGCAGACTCCGTTTTTAGTTTTAGGAGTACTTGCCATTTTTATTTTTGCCTTAGCTTTTGCTCTGATTCCAAAACAAAATGCGCACTTACAACATAAAGCTCCTACCAGAGACAACTTCCAAGTGTTTAAAATGATCCTTTCTGATCATAATCAAGTCTTAGCCTTAATACTGGTGTTTTCATTAGTCTTGGGGCAATTCACCATCATTCCCTTTATCAGTCCTAGTTTTGTGCTCAATGCAGGTTTAAAAGAAGACCAACTTCCTTTGATTTATCTTCTAGGCGGATTCTGTTCGATGTTTGCCTCTCCGCTTATGGGGCGCCTAGCAGATAAATATGGCAAACATGCCGTATTTCGTGTGGCTGTTCTTATGTCATTAGTTTCTATTTATCTTATCACACATCTTGGCCCTCAGCCCGTATTAGTAATTTTAGCAATAAGTTGTTTCTTTTTTATTGTGATGTCAGGACGGCTTGTACCTTCAATGGCACTGATTACAGCTACAGCACCCACTGAAATGCGCGCAGGTTTTTTGGCCATAGTGAGTTGCGTGCAACAACTGTCTGCGGCTACCGCATCGTGGCTTGCGGGCATGATCATTATTGAATCCCCTACTGGAAGCCTAGAACACTTTAACTATGTGGGCTACATCGCTATTTTATTTAGCTTGCTGGCCTTATTTATCATCAGAAAAGTACAAAACACTTACGACACCTAA
- a CDS encoding penicillin-insensitive murein endopeptidase yields the protein MPLKLLMKWVLKSLLFMIAIFTLTQCAQQQAYEKLPELINEDTGLREFRFRSADCIDTVYQHISSNCDHKQQIVTEKSPNSDKEVVLIRELTPSLKEKFKTVVSPTVQYDEKNGKIYVSATLRINESSDRDFTEFKYTFEGDLKGFREKYKTDKSLRYIPLEKKSGPTEKLNGVVYCATQPSCDEVALVFSFLNPSPDGKELVDSKTFTIDGRESEKALTDTQPGKAEQRTLDIKITEVEFPDEFGVDDIADPENHEVFANVKAPVLPKDPTGTLCAGMVSDPTQCPDYIYDSTQKNPLHEEESEDEDDAVVDVFNMDQDILGQPQTPEQPETDKDTADNNPTQPAVPPTGQANSAEDQKAIVTTPDRHEGSGGFVITGPDDQNSSGGFVITGPDNDTGSVSTTTPPATSATTPAENTNDNEVKLPTENIPIPTPRPDHTPPSADNNTETPKDTASEETPKNPTPAEILAEIPIDQIPRPMPRPEHLGQGNAGPAVAGKNQLLSVDGKFIFDLTKCTTQLNRLQTGVFNQSRGIYYSGSLRNGKPYSKSFESNRPNTSKKSRQFSSDLTLLTVEYAACVLEQKYKNIKIDIHDFSLQNGGKIGGHGSHQNGLDVDLSYPHIGNKTKGFDKFVNNMTDERTEVALDYAKILYSTDRIHIIFTDTKIKKRFCQYMKNKGRLTNEYKNFINNNLRHIAGHGNHYHIRMKCNSQNEFCQPQGKLTTEKVCQ from the coding sequence TTGCCTCTTAAACTCTTGATGAAATGGGTGCTTAAGTCGCTGCTTTTTATGATTGCTATTTTCACACTGACTCAGTGTGCTCAGCAGCAGGCTTATGAAAAACTTCCTGAGCTGATCAATGAGGATACAGGTTTAAGGGAGTTTCGTTTTCGTAGTGCCGATTGTATTGATACCGTTTACCAGCACATTTCAAGTAATTGCGATCACAAGCAACAGATTGTGACCGAGAAGAGTCCTAATTCTGATAAAGAAGTTGTACTTATACGTGAGTTGACTCCTAGCTTAAAAGAAAAATTTAAAACTGTGGTTTCACCTACGGTTCAATATGATGAGAAAAATGGAAAGATTTATGTATCAGCCACACTGAGAATCAATGAGAGTTCTGATAGAGACTTCACAGAATTTAAATACACTTTTGAAGGCGACCTCAAGGGATTTCGCGAAAAGTATAAAACCGATAAAAGTTTGCGCTATATTCCTCTTGAGAAAAAATCAGGCCCTACAGAAAAACTAAATGGTGTTGTGTACTGTGCGACTCAACCCAGTTGTGATGAAGTGGCTTTAGTCTTTTCATTTTTAAATCCAAGCCCTGACGGTAAAGAACTTGTAGATTCTAAAACTTTTACTATTGATGGACGTGAAAGTGAAAAAGCTCTAACAGACACTCAGCCTGGGAAAGCCGAACAAAGGACCTTAGATATTAAAATCACTGAAGTGGAATTTCCAGATGAGTTCGGTGTAGATGACATTGCTGATCCTGAAAACCATGAAGTCTTTGCCAATGTAAAAGCCCCCGTACTTCCTAAAGATCCTACGGGTACCTTATGTGCAGGGATGGTTTCTGATCCTACACAATGTCCTGATTATATTTACGACTCCACTCAAAAAAATCCTCTTCATGAAGAAGAATCTGAAGATGAAGACGACGCTGTAGTTGACGTGTTTAATATGGATCAAGATATTTTGGGACAACCTCAAACTCCAGAGCAACCAGAAACAGACAAAGATACTGCCGATAACAACCCCACTCAGCCTGCTGTTCCGCCAACGGGACAAGCAAATTCTGCGGAAGATCAAAAAGCTATCGTTACAACCCCAGATCGCCATGAAGGAAGTGGTGGTTTTGTCATCACTGGTCCTGATGATCAAAATAGTAGTGGAGGCTTTGTGATCACTGGCCCTGATAATGACACCGGTTCAGTCTCTACAACAACACCTCCTGCTACGTCTGCAACTACGCCAGCAGAAAATACCAATGACAATGAAGTGAAACTTCCCACGGAAAATATTCCCATTCCAACACCACGCCCAGACCACACTCCCCCTTCAGCAGACAACAATACAGAGACACCCAAAGATACTGCATCTGAAGAGACTCCCAAGAATCCCACTCCCGCAGAGATTTTAGCCGAAATTCCTATTGATCAAATTCCACGCCCCATGCCTCGTCCTGAGCATTTGGGACAAGGTAACGCTGGTCCTGCTGTAGCAGGAAAGAATCAACTTTTAAGTGTAGATGGGAAATTTATATTTGATCTGACCAAATGCACAACCCAGTTGAATCGCCTGCAAACAGGTGTATTCAACCAATCTCGTGGTATCTATTACAGTGGAAGCTTAAGAAATGGTAAACCATATTCTAAAAGTTTTGAAAGCAATCGCCCTAATACATCTAAAAAAAGTCGACAATTCAGTTCGGATTTAACGCTTCTTACGGTGGAATACGCCGCTTGTGTTTTAGAGCAAAAGTATAAAAATATTAAAATTGATATTCACGATTTTTCTTTACAAAATGGCGGCAAGATTGGGGGCCACGGTTCTCATCAAAATGGTTTGGATGTGGACTTGTCCTATCCTCATATAGGAAACAAAACCAAAGGCTTTGACAAATTTGTTAATAATATGACAGATGAACGAACCGAAGTGGCTCTGGATTATGCTAAGATTCTTTATTCTACAGATCGAATCCATATTATTTTTACCGATACAAAAATCAAAAAGCGTTTTTGCCAGTATATGAAAAACAAAGGTCGTTTAACTAACGAGTATAAAAACTTTATCAACAACAACCTCAGACATATTGCTGGACACGGTAATCACTACCATATTCGCATGAAGTGCAATTCCCAAAATGAATTTTGTCAACCTCAGGGTAAACTCACTACCGAAAAGGTATGCCAATAA
- a CDS encoding glutathione peroxidase, protein MIKSTLSAVFLFAMGCYNKVTQKTPEVGTMTERQAASAELLKMELTTLDGKKTSLKDMPAKAYLVVNTASKCGFTYQYEGLEKLNKEFGPKGLQVLGFPSNDFGSQEPGSAEEIKTFCKINFGVTFPLFAKAPVKGEDKQEFYKYLLQASEKNSEILWNFEKFLLSSKGEVLKRYNSKVNPEDIAPDLKEIL, encoded by the coding sequence ATGATCAAGTCGACATTAAGTGCGGTATTTTTATTTGCTATGGGTTGCTACAATAAAGTGACACAAAAAACACCAGAGGTGGGGACGATGACAGAACGCCAAGCGGCTTCGGCTGAGCTTTTAAAAATGGAGTTGACCACCTTAGATGGCAAAAAGACCTCTTTAAAAGATATGCCCGCTAAGGCGTATTTGGTTGTGAACACGGCTTCAAAGTGTGGCTTCACCTACCAGTATGAAGGTTTAGAAAAATTAAACAAAGAGTTTGGTCCCAAGGGCTTACAAGTTTTAGGTTTTCCTAGCAACGACTTTGGCTCTCAAGAGCCTGGATCAGCTGAAGAGATCAAAACGTTTTGCAAGATCAACTTTGGTGTCACATTTCCTTTATTTGCTAAAGCTCCAGTCAAAGGCGAAGACAAACAAGAGTTCTACAAATATCTTTTACAAGCTTCAGAAAAAAACTCTGAAATCCTTTGGAACTTCGAAAAGTTCCTTTTAAGTTCTAAGGGCGAAGTTTTAAAAAGATACAACTCCAAAGTAAACCCCGAAGACATCGCCCCTGATTTGAAAGAGATTTTGTAA
- a CDS encoding aminotransferase class V-fold PLP-dependent enzyme produces MKSGHEDLSLTQSQSTSKTNKSVAFASPKDFAEIWQTLLQEGHLEQILKSVASLLQESRVAHYKSALERSQTEDYQLVEEGASIPDVITSLQQYMQKAVNTQSPYFLNQLYGGAHPLAVLAEFVTAFMNTSMATYEIAPVATMMENEILKALASLTDWPEIDGLFVPGGSYANMMAFHVARYHKCPQVKSQGQDSKLCVYVSDQAHYSIQKAAHLLGFGENAVRIIASDSKYKMSPVYLEKQILQDLSQGLRPCAVVSTLGTTVFGALDPIKDIQAVCKKYGVWHHVDAAWGGPLIFTSKDLQNDLRDVDSITYDFHKLFGAGVTKALFVTSHAEILEQTNSCMGTEYIFHEEPDSEWDTGVKALQCGRKVEALTLWTLWKYLGQQGFKDYIDRFLTLQNFAITELRQRGFELLHEPEYLNLCFKVPVAKNSSQMLSDSQHTRLRQSLIHGGELFVNYSSDSKNGVFIRLVLSHLQINELTLQRTFDLIEEARMKC; encoded by the coding sequence ATGAAGTCGGGACATGAAGATTTAAGCCTTACGCAATCACAGTCCACTTCTAAAACCAACAAGAGTGTGGCGTTTGCAAGTCCAAAAGATTTTGCTGAGATTTGGCAGACGCTTTTGCAAGAAGGACATTTAGAACAAATTTTAAAATCCGTAGCGTCTTTGCTGCAAGAGTCTAGAGTAGCTCATTACAAGTCGGCCCTTGAGAGATCACAAACCGAAGACTACCAACTGGTTGAAGAGGGAGCCTCGATTCCAGATGTGATCACGTCGTTACAGCAGTACATGCAAAAAGCCGTCAATACTCAAAGCCCCTATTTTTTGAATCAACTTTATGGTGGGGCTCATCCTTTGGCTGTACTTGCGGAATTTGTGACGGCCTTTATGAACACCTCTATGGCCACTTATGAAATTGCTCCTGTGGCCACGATGATGGAAAATGAGATTTTAAAGGCTTTAGCGTCACTGACAGACTGGCCAGAGATTGATGGACTTTTTGTTCCTGGAGGCAGTTACGCCAACATGATGGCCTTTCATGTGGCCCGCTACCATAAGTGCCCGCAAGTGAAGTCGCAGGGACAAGATTCCAAATTGTGTGTGTATGTCAGTGATCAGGCTCATTATAGTATCCAAAAGGCAGCTCATCTTTTGGGTTTTGGCGAAAATGCGGTTCGTATTATTGCCAGTGACAGTAAATATAAAATGTCACCTGTGTATTTGGAAAAACAAATCTTGCAAGACTTATCCCAAGGTCTTCGTCCGTGTGCGGTGGTGTCCACGTTAGGCACTACGGTTTTTGGAGCCTTAGATCCCATCAAAGACATTCAAGCTGTCTGCAAAAAATATGGAGTCTGGCACCATGTGGATGCCGCATGGGGTGGACCCTTGATCTTTACTTCCAAAGACCTGCAAAATGATCTGCGCGATGTGGATTCCATCACCTATGACTTTCATAAACTTTTTGGGGCAGGTGTGACCAAAGCTTTGTTTGTCACCTCTCATGCAGAGATTTTGGAACAGACTAACTCTTGTATGGGGACCGAGTACATCTTTCACGAAGAGCCTGATTCGGAGTGGGATACGGGTGTTAAGGCTTTACAATGTGGTCGTAAGGTAGAGGCTTTAACGCTTTGGACGCTGTGGAAGTATTTAGGCCAGCAGGGCTTTAAAGATTATATAGATCGTTTTTTAACACTTCAAAACTTCGCAATCACAGAATTGCGCCAAAGGGGATTCGAGCTTCTGCACGAACCTGAGTATTTGAACTTGTGTTTTAAGGTTCCTGTCGCCAAAAACTCTTCGCAGATGTTAAGCGACTCTCAGCACACAAGGTTGCGGCAAAGTCTGATTCATGGAGGAGAGCTGTTTGTCAATTATTCCAGTGATTCTAAAAATGGCGTTTTTATTCGTTTAGTTTTAAGTCATCTTCAAATCAACGAGCTGACATTGCAAAGAACTTTTGATCTAATTGAAGAGGCGAGGATGAAATGTTGA
- a CDS encoding A/G-specific adenine glycosylase: MALKAPKTHDIHTLENWFRERQRPLPWRTDRDPYKIWISEIMLQQTTTAAVIPYFERFMHAFPDVQSLAKAPLEKVYELWTGLGYYSRARNIHKAAQIFATEGFSSSYEDLLKVPGIGPYASRAISSQAFGERVGVVDGNVIRVYTRLFNFSEPWWNRKTQVEIQNWSDALAQKATNPSDANQALMELGATVCTPKSPTCMLCPWSKDCLALQQQTQNVLPIKKSKKQKEIWLWQPQMYIHKDQILLVHNKTVSTSNAKPEMVSPQVSENKAHYTKTSLPTKAKNSSPAPVAPLFLNNKWVPPGDAQKLKTKPQKFDYKHNITHHEIYVDIQKTEQHPHVSPNQEQQMVVLNKVKEISPFSLVQKAIQHIIK, encoded by the coding sequence ATGGCACTCAAAGCTCCGAAAACACATGATATTCATACTCTTGAAAACTGGTTTAGAGAGCGCCAAAGGCCTCTTCCATGGCGTACAGATCGCGATCCCTACAAAATTTGGATTTCCGAGATCATGCTGCAACAAACCACAACGGCAGCCGTCATCCCCTACTTTGAACGTTTTATGCACGCCTTTCCTGATGTGCAAAGCTTGGCCAAAGCCCCACTAGAAAAGGTCTATGAGTTATGGACAGGTTTAGGATACTACTCTAGAGCCAGAAACATCCATAAGGCTGCACAGATCTTTGCCACCGAGGGTTTTAGCTCCAGTTATGAAGACCTGTTAAAGGTTCCAGGTATTGGCCCCTACGCCTCAAGAGCCATTTCAAGCCAAGCCTTTGGTGAACGCGTGGGCGTGGTAGATGGAAATGTGATTCGTGTTTACACGCGGCTTTTTAATTTTTCTGAGCCTTGGTGGAATCGTAAAACCCAGGTCGAAATTCAAAATTGGTCTGATGCTCTGGCACAAAAGGCCACTAACCCTTCTGATGCCAATCAAGCTTTGATGGAACTCGGAGCCACTGTCTGCACTCCTAAGTCGCCCACCTGTATGCTATGCCCATGGTCTAAAGACTGTTTAGCTTTACAGCAACAAACTCAAAACGTACTGCCCATTAAAAAATCTAAAAAGCAAAAAGAAATTTGGTTATGGCAGCCCCAGATGTACATCCACAAGGATCAAATTCTTCTCGTGCACAACAAAACAGTATCGACTTCAAATGCAAAACCAGAGATGGTCTCCCCTCAAGTTTCCGAAAACAAAGCCCACTATACGAAAACCTCTTTGCCCACTAAGGCTAAAAACAGCAGCCCCGCTCCCGTCGCTCCTCTGTTTTTAAATAACAAGTGGGTGCCTCCTGGAGACGCGCAGAAACTTAAAACCAAACCGCAAAAGTTCGACTATAAACATAATATCACCCACCATGAAATCTATGTGGACATTCAAAAGACTGAGCAGCACCCCCACGTAAGTCCTAACCAAGAGCAACAAATGGTGGTTTTAAACAAAGTGAAAGAAATTTCTCCTTTTTCATTGGTTCAGAAAGCAATTCAGCATATCATTAAATGA
- a CDS encoding DUF1795 domain-containing protein, translating into MQKLITLLFLTFIPLGYALATPTALNISELLGTQEQDIYFGKDDFQISPAHTDWLMVPTPENSSVQTQFINPKSSSQAKMTVRSETLEQDLSLLKYIGRSVRDYNRFGFEILSQRPLKINNQSAYLVDLKQNGSPIQLRQVLFKKDKTVVILTCSSHQESFKQELKACNQIYRNFKWL; encoded by the coding sequence TTGCAGAAGCTTATTACTCTTCTTTTTTTAACTTTCATTCCTCTTGGGTATGCACTAGCCACACCTACGGCTCTGAATATTTCTGAACTCTTAGGCACACAAGAGCAGGACATTTATTTTGGTAAAGACGACTTCCAAATCAGTCCTGCCCATACAGATTGGCTTATGGTGCCCACACCTGAGAATTCATCGGTGCAGACCCAATTCATCAATCCTAAAAGTAGTTCACAAGCCAAAATGACAGTCCGATCTGAAACTCTAGAGCAGGACCTGTCTTTGCTGAAATACATTGGTCGATCTGTGCGTGATTATAATCGCTTTGGTTTTGAGATTTTATCGCAACGTCCACTTAAAATTAACAACCAGTCGGCCTACCTTGTAGACCTCAAGCAAAACGGTTCGCCTATACAATTGCGACAAGTTTTATTTAAAAAAGATAAAACCGTGGTGATCCTCACATGCAGTTCCCACCAAGAGAGCTTCAAACAAGAGCTTAAAGCTTGCAATCAAATCTACAGAAATTTTAAATGGCTTTAG